Part of the Roseomonas sp. OT10 genome, CGAGGGAATGGTCTGCTTGGGGATCGCATGCCGCGCCCGGGAGGCTGTATACAGGTAATCGTCGATCATGGTCGGCTTCCAGGCGATCCGGCCATTGACCCGCAGCTTGTGCTGCAGGGTCGCCCCCTCGAACTGCACCTTCTCCTGGGGCTCGTAGATCTCGATCCCCTCCAGCCCGCCCAGGAAGTCGTAGTGCCAGTAGGCGCGGCGGAACTCGCCATCGGTCACGGCGCGCAGCCCGACCTCCTCCTGTTTGGCGATGACGCGGTCGATCTCCGCATCCTCGACCTCGCGCAGCTCGCCGGCGGAGATGCGCCCCTCGGCGCGGGCCTTGCGCGCGTCGCGCAGGACGGGCGGGCGCAGCAGGCTGCCGACGTGGTGCGCGCGGAACGGGGGAAGCTCGGGCCGCGCCGCGGGCGGCCGGTCGATGACATCGGAATGCGACACGGCTGTTCCTCCTGTCGTTGCGTCCCGGCCGAACCTCCTGCCCGGCCGGGGCCGTCGTCGGTCACCCCTTCGGGGCGGGCCGCCGGGAAAAAGCCTAGGAACGGTCCCGGGAGGCGTCAAACGGCCATGGCCCGCCTCTCTGATTCGACGCTTGCCTTACTGGGGTACCGGTTGTATACAGGCCAGAAGCAACGTCCCAAGGAAGCCGCGCCATGACCGCTCCGCGCCCTCGCTTTCCGCTGAACGCCTGGTATGCCGCAGCCTGGGATGCGGAGGTGAAGCGGGAGCTGCTGCCGCGCACCATCTGCAACAAGAAGCTCGTGCTCTACCGCACCGAGGACGACCGCGCGGTGGCGCTGGAGGATGCCTGCTGGCACCGCCTCGTGCCCCTCTCCATGGGCCGGCTGCGCGGCAACGAGGTGCAGTGCGCCTATCACGGCCTGCGCTTCAACGAGCGCGGCCGCTGCACCCACATGCCGTCGCAGGAGACGATCAACCCCTCCGCCAGCGTCCGCTCCTTCCCCGTGGTGGAGAAGCACCGCTTCATCTGGGTGTGGCCCGGCGATCCCGCCCTGGCCGATCCGGCGCTGGTGCCCGACCTGCACTGGAACCACGACCCCGCCTGGGCCGGCGACGGCAAGGTGATCCACGCCGCCTGCGACTACCGGCTGATCGTGGACAACCTGATGGACCTGACCCACGAGACCTTCATCCACGGCAGCAGCATCGGCAACGACGCGGTGGCGGAGGCGCCCTTCGACGTCAGCCATGGCGACCGGACGGCGACCGTCACGCGCTGGATGGTCGGCATCGAGCCGCCCCCCTTCTGGCGCGCGCAGCTGGGCAAGCCGGGCCTGGTGGACCGCTGGCAGATCATCCGCTTCGAGGCGCCCTGCACGGTGGCGATCGACGTGGGCGTGGCGCCGACCGGCACCGGCGCGCCGGAGGGCGACCGCAGCCAGGGCGTCAGCATGGTGGTGATCAACACCATCACCCCGGCCACGGACCGGGCCTGCCACTACTTCTGGGCCAATGTCCGCGACTACCGGATCGGCGAGCAGCGCGTCACCACGGACATCCGCGACGCCATCACCAAGGTCTTCCGCGAGGACGAGATCATCGTCGAGGCGCAGCAGCGTGCCATCGACGAGCATCCCGACCATGTCTTCTACAACCTCAACATCGATGCCGGGGCGATGTGGGCGCGCCGGGTGATCGACCGCATGATCGACCACGAGCTGGGCGGCGGCGTGCCGCTGCGCGTCGCGGCGGAGTAGCGGCTTGTCCGGCCCTGCGCCCCCCGGCAATGGCCCCTATGGCACTGGCCCCCAGGGCAACGCCCCGCAAAGCGTCACCACGCTGCTGCGCCTGCGCGAGCTGATCCTGGACGGGGAGCTGCCGGCGGGCGAGCGCCTGTCGGAGAACGGCGTCTCCGACCGGCTCGGCGCCTCGCGCACGCCGGTACGGGCGGCGCTGGCCCGGCTGGCGGAGGAGGGGCTGCTGGAGCCCATCCCCTCCGGCGGCTTCGCGGTGAAGGCCTTCACCGAGCGCGAGATCCGCGACGCCATCGAGGTCCGCGGCACGCTGGAGGGCCTCGCCGCGCGCCTCGCCGCGGAGCGCGGCGCCTCGCCCGAGGGGCTGGAGCACCTGCGCGAGATCATCGCCCGCATCGACGCGGTGATGGCCGCCACGGACGGGCCGATCGACTTCGCCGAGTACGTCGCGCTGAACGAGCACTTCCACGGCCTGCTGGCGGAGCTGGCGGACAGCGCGGTGGTGGCACGCAAGATCGGCCAGGCGGTGGCCCTGCCCTTCGCCTCGCCCAACGGCTTCGTCCTGGCCCAGGGCGCGCTGCCGGAGGCGCGGCTGATCCTGACCCTGGCGCAGGAGCAGCACCGCGCGGTGGCCGAGGCGATCGCGCAGCGCGAGGGCGCGCGGGCGGAGGCGATCATGCGGGAGCATGCGCGCCTCGCCCACCGCAACCTGTCGCTCGCCCTGCGGCAGGGGAAGCTGCACCTGGTCCAGGGCGGCGCGCTGATCCAGCGGCGCCCGCTGGTCTGAACGGCGTCCGCTGGTCTGCACGGCGGCGGGGATAAGGGGGAGACGAGCATGCGCTTCGACAGCCACTGGGCCACGGCGATCCTGCGCGCCACGCGCGACCTGACGCCCTCCATCCGGGAGTTCACCCTGGCGCCGGAGGGTGGCGCCACCGCCTACCCGACCGGCAGCCATCTCTGCGTGCGGGTGCTGATCGACGGCAAGACCGACCTGCGCCGCTATTCGCTGGTGGGCGAGCAGCCGCGGGACGGCTGCTGGCGAATCGCGGTGAAGCGCGAGGAGCCGGGGCGCGGCGGCTCGCGCTACATGTGGTCGCTGCCGGTGGGGGCGCGGCTGGAAGTGGCGCCGCCGGACAGCTTCTTCCAGCTCTCCCTGGACGCCCCCGGATACCTCCTCATCGCCGGCGGCATCGGCATCACCCCGATCCGCGGCATGGCCACCAGCCTGCGCCGCCGCGGCGTGCCCTTCCGCATGCTCTACGGCGGCCGGGCGCGCGGCGAGATGGCCTATCTGGAGGAGCTGGAGGCGGAGCTGGGCGACCGGCTGGAGGCTTTCCCCGACGATTCGGGCCGCCGCATGGACCTGGCCGCCGAGTTCGCCCGCCTGCCTCCGGAGGCGGAGGCCTATGTCTGCGGCCCGCTCGGCCTGCTGGAGGCGGCCAAGCGCGAATGGCGGGCCGCCGGGCGGCCCGTGGCCCGGCTGGTCTTCGAGACCTTCGGCTCCTCCGGCCGCCACCCCACCCTGCCCTTCAGGGTGCGGGTGCCGCGGCTGGGGATGGAGGTCGAGGTCCCGGCGGCCAGCAGCATGCTGGATGCGCTGGAGGCGGCCGGGGTCGGCGTGCTGTCCGACTGCCGGCGCGGCGAATGCGGCCTCTGCGCCATGGAGGTGCTGGAGGCTGAGGGCACGCTGGACCATCGCGACGTCTTCTTCAGCGATCACCAGCATGAGGAAGGGCGGAAGATCTGCGCCTGCGTCTCGCGCATGGTCGGGGGCACGATCACCGTGGACCCTGCCTTCCGCGGCGACATGCGGCTGAACCCCGGCGTGAAGCTCTCCGCCTGATCGTCCCGCCGGCCCCGGGGGCCGTTCAGGCGGCCTCGGCCAGGTCCTGCAGGGCGGGGGGGTTGCGGATGGTGACCATGCGGCCGGAGGGCAGGTCGATCAGCCCCGCGCGCTTCAGCCGGGTCATCTGCCGGCTGACGGTCTCGATGGTCAGGCCCAGCACGTCGGCGATCTGCGCCCGCGTCACCGGCAGCTCGAAGCTGACGGCACCCGGCTCGTGGGCGCCGCCGGCACGGCCCCCAGCCCCCCCCAGATGCTGCGCCATGTCGAGTAGGAAGCTCGCCACCTTCTCCTCGGCGGTCTTGCGTCCCAGCAGCAGCATCCGTGCCCGGGCCTCGTCCAGCGCCGCCAGGGTGCGGCGCAGCAGCAGCCGCTCCATGCGGACATGGTCCTCCAGCGCCGCCTCGAAGGGCTTGCGCGGGAAGACGCAAAGCTCGGCGTCGGTCAGCGCCGTGACCGTGTGCTCCGCCGCCTCGGCATAAGGGCGGCCGACGAAGTCGGCGGGGTAGAGCAGGCCGACGATCTGCTCCCGCCCGTCGGCCGTGGCGGCGCTCAGCTTCAGCACGCCGGAGAGCAGGTTGGCACAGACCATGGCCTCCTCCCCCGCCCAGATCAGCGTCTGGCCGCGTTCCAGGGTCCGGTGCCGGCCCAGCGCCTTGAGGGCGGACAGTTCCTCATCGTTCAGGCTGCCGCAGAGCGCCTGATCGCGCACCTGGCAGTCGGCGCATACGCGGTGAATCGCTGCCGCTCCCATTCCCGGTCCCGGCAATTATAGGCGCAGTGGCGCGGCATGCCGCAACCATCGGGGTGGATGCTGGCATGCGCCAAGGGCCGGTCCCGGGCGGTCCCCCGGCATCAGTCCCGGACAAGGCGCGGGAAGCGCAGGTCCAGGCCGCGCTCGCGCCAGCCGGCCTCCATGGCGCCCATGTCGATGAAGCCCGAGGGATCGGCCTTGCGAGGCGCACGGTCCAGGTAGGGCGCGCGGTCGCGTCGCCAGATCGTCAGCAGCCGCCGCAGCTCCACCAGCGGCTCCGGATGGTCGTCGACCCGGATGTCGAGGTCGGGGAAATCCTCCGCCCCCACCATCACCAGGGCCGCGGACTGCCGGCCGCGCCGGTCGCCGCCGGCGGCTTCGCCCGCGTCGAGCGCGGAGAGCAGGCGTTCCGGCAGGGGCTCGGAATCCCGGGCCGCATAGGCGGCCACCGTGTCCCGCAGCACGGCGGCCCCGGCCAGCATGTTGCCGGCGAAGGAGGCGTCACGCCCCTCCCGCGCGCCGGCCACCTCGATGCAGCTTTCCCCGGTCCAGGCCGCGGTCCTGCCATGCCGGTCGATCGCGTGGATCTGCCGCAGGTGCCGCCCGGCATCACCGGCCAGCGCGCCCTCGATGGCCGCGGCGGGCGGCAGGCCGCGCTCCATCCCGTCCAGGACGGCCGGGCCGAGGTAGCGGTTGGTGAAGGATTGGGTGGATACGGCCCCCACGCCGGACCGCAGGTGCGGGCAGGACGCGCCGACGGCGAAGGAGCAGGTCGTGACGGCCACGGCGAAGGCGCCGGATTGCGGATCGCGCGCGACGATCGACCACGTCATGAGTTGTCAGCCTGGGGCATGGGACGGGAGTGTAACACCCCTCGCGGGTCTGTGCAGTCGCCGCGCCGATCATTGCGTTTCAGTTTTTGCAACCCAGCCCAAGGTTGCAGAGATGGAGGCTGCCGCCGGCCCTGCCGTTACCCTCAGCTTGAGGTTGTGGCGAAGGCAGGCGGCTAATAATAAAGTGGAAACAGAGTCCCTCCGGGTACTTCGAGGGGTTCATCCAGTTCCGCAGGAGGTACCGAGCGTGGCAATCGAGACGCTACGGGCGAATTCGTCCCAGGATGACGACCTGCCGGTTGCCCCGGAGCCGCCGCAGGTCCCCAAATTCGTGCGGCCCGCCTACAAGCCCGAGGAAGGTCCGCCCAGCTCGGAGCTGTGGGGACTGGCCCGCGCCGTGCTCTACGGCGCCCTGGTCATCGCCTTCCTCGCGGGGCTGGTCTTCCTCTGGCAGGGCTGAGGTCGCTACCCTGGCCCTAGGGCCGGTCGGAGAACCGGCCCCCACGCTGGGGAGGAGATCTGCATGGCCGGACCGGACACACGCCCGGTGCTGCTGCTGACCGGGGCCGGCCGGGGCATCGGCGCCGCCATCGCCCGGCTCGCCGCGGCGCGGGGCTGGGACCTGCTGCTCACCTATCGGGGCGAGTCCGAGAGCGCCGAGGCGACGGCCCTGGCCTGCCGCGGCCTCGGGGCCCGGACCCTGCTGCGTCAGGCCGATGCGGGCGACCCGGCGGAGGTGCGGGCCACCTTCGCCGAGATCGACTCGGCATTCGGGCGGCTCGACGGGCTGGTGAACAACGCGGGCATCGTCGGGCGGAAGTCGCGGCTGGCGGACACGCCCGACGAGGTCTGGGAGACGGTCTTCCGCGTCAACGTCCTCGGTGCCGCCGCCCATGCCCGGGAGGCGGTGCGGCGCATGTCCACGGCGCTGGGCGGCCGCGGCGGCGCCATCGTCAACGTCTCCTCCCGCGCCTCGGAGATCGGCGGGGCAGGCGAGTGGATCCACTACGCCGCCAGCAAGGGGGCGCTGGACACGCTGACCCTCGGCCTGGCCCGCGAGGTGGGGGCGGAGGGGATCCGGGTGAACGCGGTCAATCCCGGGCTGATCGGGACGGAACTCCATGCCCGCGCCGGCATGCCCGACCGGCTGGAACGGCTGTCGGCCAGCGTGCCGATGGGCCGCCCCGGCACGGCTGAGGAGGTGGCGGAGGCGGTGCTCTGGCTGCTCTCCGGCGCCGCCTCCTACGTCAACGGCGCGCTGCTGCCGGTCGGCGGCGGGCGCTGAGCGGCCGGGCCGCTACCCGTTCGCCAGCCGGGCCAGCGCCTCCGCCAGCACCCGGGTCCCGGCAGCCAGCTGCTGCGGCGAGGTGTATTCCGCCGGGTTGTGGCTGATGCCCTTGCGGGAGGGAACGAAGAGCATCCCCGTCGGGCAGACCGGGACCAGGAACTTCGCGTCGTGCAGCGCGCCGCTGGGCAGGCGGATCGTCCGCAGCCCCTGGGCGAGGGCGGCATCCTCCAGCGCATCCTGGACGCTGCCGTCGAACTCGGTGGGGAGGGAGTGGAAGGTCTCCGCCACCGTCACCTGGCAGGCCTTCACCGCGGTGCGGATCGTGCTCTCGATCGCGTCGCCGTTCAGCAGCAGCACGTCCTTGTCCGGATGGCGGAAGTCGATGCTGAAGCGCACCCGGTCGGCGACGGTGTTGGTGCTGTTGGGGAAGACCTCGATCCGCCCGACGGTGAAGCGCAGGATGTCCTCCGGATCGGTCATCAGCGCGTCCAGCGCGGTGATGGCCCGGACCATGTCCTGCACCGCGTCCTTGCGCAGCTTCAGCGGCGCGGTGCCGGCATGCGCCGTCTCGCCCACCAGCTCCACGGTGAACCAGCGGCTGCCCTGGATGCCGGTGACGATGCCGATGTCCAGCCCCTCCGCCTCCAGCCGCGGCCCCTGCTCGATATGCGCCTCGACATAGGCGTGCGGGCGGTGCCCCTCCGAGGGGCCCAGAGGGCGGTGCGGCAGGTCGGACTCGCTGGCCAGCAGCGTCTCCAGCGCCTCGCGGAAGGTCACGCCCTCCACGTCGCGCGACAGGTCCCAGCTGTCGGCCGGGGCATGGCCGGACCAGGCCATGGAGCCCATGCAGCCCGGGGCGAAGCGGCTGCCCTCCTCGTTGGTCCAGGCCACCACCTCGATGGGGCGGCGGATGGCGGTGCCGCTGTCGCGGATCGCCTGCACCGCCTCCAGCGCGGCAACCACGCCCCAGATGCCGTCGAAGCGCCCGCCATTGGGCTGGCTGTCCATGTGGCTGCCGGCCATCACCGGCGCCGCCCCGGGCTCCGTGCCCTCGCAGCGCAGGAACAGGTTGCCGATCGGATCCACCGAGACGCTCATGCCCAGCTCCCGGCCCCAGCGGATCAGCAGCCGCCTGGCCTCCGCATCCAGGGGAGAGAGCGCGGCGCGGTTCACCCCCTCGCCCTCCGGACCGCTGAAGCCGCCGATCCGGGCCATCTGCATCAACCGGTCCCACTGGCGGGTTTCGCTGATGGCGGCGGCAAGGCGGCTGGGCACGGGATCGGTCATGCGGGCAGAACTCCTTGCTCGGCCAACGCGCCCCGCCCCCGTGGGTTGGGCAGCGCCACGCCGCTGGGGTGGACGGGTGCAGCAAGGTCGCCGCGAAGGCAAGCAACTCCGGCCGGAGGAAGCCCCCGCTTCCGCACCGGTCCGGTCAGGAATCTTTTCCCGCCGGAACCGGCTTGCCCTCTCGCTGGGCAAGCCGCCATGGTGCGATGCGAAACGCACTGGGGACGGCTGCGATGGCCAAGGATCTGCCCACGCTGGAAGCAGAGGTTCGGGAGCAGCTGGATCTGCTCGACTACCCGAAGAACCCCTGGGTGCCGCAGCAACCCGGCGTGCTGGACGTGGCGATCGTCGGCGGCGGGCAGACGGGGCTGTCCGTCGCCTTCGGCCTGCGGCGGGAGAAGGTGACGAACGTCGCCGTCTTCGACCGCGCGCCCAAGGGCGGCAAGGGGGTCTGGACCACCTTCGCCCGGATGCGGACCCTGCGGACGCCCAAGCACGTCAACGGCCCCGACCTGGGGGTGCCGGCGCTGACGCCCCGCGCCTTCTTCACCGCCCGCGACGGCGCGGCGGCCTGGGAGGCGCTGCACAAGATCGGGCGCGAGGACTGGCAGCGCTACCTCGACTGGTACGAGGAGGTGCTGGACCTGCCGGTGCGGCACGGGCACGAGCTGCTCTCGGTGGAGCACGACGCCGCCCAGGACCTGCTGGTGCTGACCTTCCGCACCCCGTCCGGCACGGAGGCGGTGCGCGCGCGCAAGCTGCTGCTCGCCACGGGCATGGACGGCACGGGCGGCTGGTCGATCCCCGCGCCCTTCACCGACCTGCCGGCGGAGCGGGTCTCGCACACCTCCGGCCCGGTGGATTTCGCGGCGCTGAAGGGCAAGGATATCCTGGTGGTCGGCGCCGGCGCCTCGGCCTTCGACAACCTCGCCACCGCG contains:
- a CDS encoding aromatic ring-hydroxylating dioxygenase subunit alpha, coding for MTAPRPRFPLNAWYAAAWDAEVKRELLPRTICNKKLVLYRTEDDRAVALEDACWHRLVPLSMGRLRGNEVQCAYHGLRFNERGRCTHMPSQETINPSASVRSFPVVEKHRFIWVWPGDPALADPALVPDLHWNHDPAWAGDGKVIHAACDYRLIVDNLMDLTHETFIHGSSIGNDAVAEAPFDVSHGDRTATVTRWMVGIEPPPFWRAQLGKPGLVDRWQIIRFEAPCTVAIDVGVAPTGTGAPEGDRSQGVSMVVINTITPATDRACHYFWANVRDYRIGEQRVTTDIRDAITKVFREDEIIVEAQQRAIDEHPDHVFYNLNIDAGAMWARRVIDRMIDHELGGGVPLRVAAE
- a CDS encoding GntR family transcriptional regulator; amino-acid sequence: MSGPAPPGNGPYGTGPQGNAPQSVTTLLRLRELILDGELPAGERLSENGVSDRLGASRTPVRAALARLAEEGLLEPIPSGGFAVKAFTEREIRDAIEVRGTLEGLAARLAAERGASPEGLEHLREIIARIDAVMAATDGPIDFAEYVALNEHFHGLLAELADSAVVARKIGQAVALPFASPNGFVLAQGALPEARLILTLAQEQHRAVAEAIAQREGARAEAIMREHARLAHRNLSLALRQGKLHLVQGGALIQRRPLV
- a CDS encoding PDR/VanB family oxidoreductase, whose product is MRFDSHWATAILRATRDLTPSIREFTLAPEGGATAYPTGSHLCVRVLIDGKTDLRRYSLVGEQPRDGCWRIAVKREEPGRGGSRYMWSLPVGARLEVAPPDSFFQLSLDAPGYLLIAGGIGITPIRGMATSLRRRGVPFRMLYGGRARGEMAYLEELEAELGDRLEAFPDDSGRRMDLAAEFARLPPEAEAYVCGPLGLLEAAKREWRAAGRPVARLVFETFGSSGRHPTLPFRVRVPRLGMEVEVPAASSMLDALEAAGVGVLSDCRRGECGLCAMEVLEAEGTLDHRDVFFSDHQHEEGRKICACVSRMVGGTITVDPAFRGDMRLNPGVKLSA
- a CDS encoding Crp/Fnr family transcriptional regulator; its protein translation is MRDQALCGSLNDEELSALKALGRHRTLERGQTLIWAGEEAMVCANLLSGVLKLSAATADGREQIVGLLYPADFVGRPYAEAAEHTVTALTDAELCVFPRKPFEAALEDHVRMERLLLRRTLAALDEARARMLLLGRKTAEEKVASFLLDMAQHLGGAGGRAGGAHEPGAVSFELPVTRAQIADVLGLTIETVSRQMTRLKRAGLIDLPSGRMVTIRNPPALQDLAEAA
- a CDS encoding DUF1028 domain-containing protein — protein: MTWSIVARDPQSGAFAVAVTTCSFAVGASCPHLRSGVGAVSTQSFTNRYLGPAVLDGMERGLPPAAAIEGALAGDAGRHLRQIHAIDRHGRTAAWTGESCIEVAGAREGRDASFAGNMLAGAAVLRDTVAAYAARDSEPLPERLLSALDAGEAAGGDRRGRQSAALVMVGAEDFPDLDIRVDDHPEPLVELRRLLTIWRRDRAPYLDRAPRKADPSGFIDMGAMEAGWRERGLDLRFPRLVRD
- a CDS encoding SDR family oxidoreductase, which translates into the protein MAGPDTRPVLLLTGAGRGIGAAIARLAAARGWDLLLTYRGESESAEATALACRGLGARTLLRQADAGDPAEVRATFAEIDSAFGRLDGLVNNAGIVGRKSRLADTPDEVWETVFRVNVLGAAAHAREAVRRMSTALGGRGGAIVNVSSRASEIGGAGEWIHYAASKGALDTLTLGLAREVGAEGIRVNAVNPGLIGTELHARAGMPDRLERLSASVPMGRPGTAEEVAEAVLWLLSGAASYVNGALLPVGGGR
- a CDS encoding Zn-dependent hydrolase yields the protein MTDPVPSRLAAAISETRQWDRLMQMARIGGFSGPEGEGVNRAALSPLDAEARRLLIRWGRELGMSVSVDPIGNLFLRCEGTEPGAAPVMAGSHMDSQPNGGRFDGIWGVVAALEAVQAIRDSGTAIRRPIEVVAWTNEEGSRFAPGCMGSMAWSGHAPADSWDLSRDVEGVTFREALETLLASESDLPHRPLGPSEGHRPHAYVEAHIEQGPRLEAEGLDIGIVTGIQGSRWFTVELVGETAHAGTAPLKLRKDAVQDMVRAITALDALMTDPEDILRFTVGRIEVFPNSTNTVADRVRFSIDFRHPDKDVLLLNGDAIESTIRTAVKACQVTVAETFHSLPTEFDGSVQDALEDAALAQGLRTIRLPSGALHDAKFLVPVCPTGMLFVPSRKGISHNPAEYTSPQQLAAGTRVLAEALARLANG